A region from the Biomphalaria glabrata chromosome 14, xgBioGlab47.1, whole genome shotgun sequence genome encodes:
- the LOC129922728 gene encoding uncharacterized protein LOC129922728 has translation MNSSCRSVTSICNDVIAVTVSSAVSKFDQVLVSDEVLVTFTSVVDTWSSLVIAFLGIVCNVLTIIVFAGLGFKDTVNITMTVIAFWDLVRVLCGAIHRCYGPLSLLSPTLGKSWQNITIPNVNSLQNIASNVAYVIGGYVALERCLCISFPFRVKSLMTPKVTWLACSALSIIVLASLFPSLFLLEIQWMKSTGQDELVAIYRYSTFYFTYGLAYMNFYKYFNLLYPFISLSVMVVSTAIIAYTLGKSSRFRKKMLKTPTTPKQGTQSTSTLTKRDVQVVKMLLLVIVSYILVLVPRVTTFMVQLFEPEFIVLRFYNNIFRLIVGVILFLDFVNSSSGLAIYYFMSSKFRSRIQWIVRNAVIGCSCSTFK, from the coding sequence ATGAATTCATCTTGCCGCTCAGTGACATCAATTTGTAATGACGTCATTGCGGTTACGGTCTCGTCAGCGGTCAGCAAGTTTGATCAAGTGTTGGTCTCAGATGAGGTCTTAGTGACATTCACGTCTGTGGTCGACACCTGGTCTTCCCTCGTCATCGCCTTTCTGGGAATCGTCTGCAATGTGCTGACGATCATCGTCTTCGCTGGCCTTGGGTTCAAGGACACTGTCAATATCACTATGACGGTCATCGCTTTTTGGGATCTGGTTCGAGTCTTGTGCGGCGCTATCCACAGGTGCTACGGCCCTTTGTCTCTTTTGTCTCCAACTCTGGGTAAATCCTGGCAGAACATCACCATACCTAACGTCAATTCTCTGCAGAACATCGCCTCGAACGTCGCCTATGTTATCGGAGGCTACGTCGCATTAGAGAGATGCCTCTGCATCAGCTTCCCTTTCCGGGTCAAATCTCTGATGACGCCGAAAGTCACGTGGTTAGCTTGCTCTGCTCTGTcaatcattgtgctggcctcactgtttccttctctttttctcttagaGATTCAATGGATGAAGTCGACGGGTCAAGACGAGCTAGTAGCTATTTATCGGTATTCGACATTTTATTTCACTTATGGGCTGGCGTATATGAActtctataaatactttaaccTGCTATATCCATTTATCAGTCTCTCCGTCATGGTGGTAAGTACTGCAATCATTGCGTATACTCTTGGAAAATCCTCGAGATTCAGAAAGAAGATGCTTAAAACGCCAACAACGCCCAAGCAGGGAACACAAAGTACCTCCACACTGACCAAACGAGACGTCCAGGTGGTCAAAATGCTTCTGTTGGTCATCGTGAGCTACATACTAGTCCTGGTACCAAGAGTGACCACATTTATGGTCCAACTGTTTGAGCCAGAGTTCATCGTACTTAGGTTTTATAATAACATTTTCCGACTTATAGTGGGCGTGATCCTCTTTCTGGACTTTGTTAACTCCTCTTCTGGTCttgctatttattattttatgagttctaaatttaggtctagaATACAATGGATAGTCAGAAATGCAGTTATTGGCTGTAGTTGttcaacatttaaataa
- the LOC129922729 gene encoding adenosine receptor A1-like, with product MFDQTLVTNEALSWFTLVVDGWASFVVAFLGIFTNALTIGVFTRMGFRETVNITMTTITFWDMVRVLCGSIHRCYSLIALVSESLGKSWQNISTTNLVYLHTIASNIAYALGSYVAIERCLCVRFPLKIKLMLSPMVTVVICVTVSIVVFAMFFPSMLFLNYRWVSAPDSDHPVAKFEFSAFYKLHIKSYVEFYQYFNFALPTVSLVTMVISSLVIVLQLRKASKFRARSRLAEVKVTVRDGQVVKMLLMVIASYITVLLPRVVFYIAELLVPELFVLKYYNNIFCVIVCLVLFLDFIHSSIGVLIFYSMSSKFRRQMKSLLISPLKPRYNVLKL from the coding sequence ATGTTTGATCAAACTCTTGTCACGAATGAGGCTCTGTCCTGGTTCACCCTCGTAGTTGACGGGTGGGCCTCTTTTGTTGTCGCTTTCCTCGGGATATTTACCAACGCCCTCACCATCGGCGTCTTTACCAGAATGGGATTCAGGGAAACCGTAAACATCACCATGACAACCATAACCTTCTGGGATATGGTCCGAGTGCTTTGTGGCTCCATTCACAGGTGCTATAGCCTCATCGCCCTGGTGTCCGAGTCTCTAGGTAAGTCGTGGCAGAACATCAGCACCACAAACCTGGTCTACTTGCACACCATCGCCAGCAACATTGCCTACGCCCTTGGCAGCTACGTTGCCATAGAGAGATGTCTATGTGTAAGGTTTCCCCTTAAAATCAAACTAATGTTGTCGCCAATGGTAACCGTTGTCATCTGTGTGACTGTATCCATTGTTGTATTCGCCATGTTTTTTCCATCAATGTTGTTTTTGAATTATCGCTGGGTTAGTGCCCCTGACAGTGACCATCCAGTAGCCAAGTTTGAGTTTTCGGCCTTTTATAAACTTCATATCAAAAGTTACGTAGAATTTTACCAATACTTCAACTTCGCATTACCGACGGTCAGTTTAGTCACAATGGTCATCAGCAGTCTGGTAATTGTACTCCAACTCAGAAAAGCATCGAAATTTCGAGCGAGGAGTCGACTGGCTGAAGTGAAAGTAACAGTACGAGATGGTCAAGTGGTCAAAATGTTACTTATGGTCATCGCATCTTATATTACAGTGCTACTGCCCAGGGTGGTATTCTACATCGCCGAACTCCTTGTCCCGGAACTGTTCGTGCTCAAGTATTACAACAACATATTTTGTGTAATAGTGTGTCTTGTCTTATTTCTGGATTTCATCCACTCCTCTATCGGAGTTCTGATCTTCTATTCCATGAGCTCGAAGTTCAGAAGACAGATGAAATCATTGCTGATTTCACCATTGAAGCCCAGATATAATGTTTTAAAGCTTTAA